TCGCTGACGGCCCTTTCGTCGCAAGTGTGCAGCCATTCCGCTCGCGTACGCATCTGGTCTTCGGACCATTTCGGATAGCGCACCTTCAGCTTCTCGAAGTCGATCGTGCCGGCCTTTGCCTCGCGCACCGCGTCGAGGAAAAACGCGAGCGTCTGGACGTAGGCCCTTCGACCCGGCCCGCTGACCGGCGGGTCGACGAGAACCGCCTTCGCAAGCGCTTCGCCATGGTGATGCGCGAGACGGGCCACGATGCGCGCACCCAGCGAATGGCCGAGCACCCTGTAGCGCCGCAATCCGAGCGCCGCAGCGAATCCGGCGACGTCTGCTGCATAGGTATCGAGGCCGTAGCTCAAGTCCGGACCGGCTTCGGACAACCCGCGCCCGCGCAGGTCGAGCACGTAAGTGTCGTACACCCGGCCGAAACGCTCGGCCACGAAATCCCAGGTCGCGGCGGAATTCGAAATTCCCGGCAAGACGACCAGCGGCTCGCCTTTGCCGCCGTATCGCAGATAGTGCTGGCGGATGCCGTTTGCGCGTACGTTCGCGCCATACAGCCGGGTACGTCCGGGGTTCGTCGACATAGATGAAATGGCCAGCGTTCGGGATGGCCATTCTGGCGGCTCGTTCGAAGTTTGCGC
This genomic interval from Planctomycetia bacterium contains the following:
- a CDS encoding alpha/beta hydrolase: MSTNPGRTRLYGANVRANGIRQHYLRYGGKGEPLVVLPGISNSAATWDFVAERFGRVYDTYVLDLRGRGLSEAGPDLSYGLDTYAADVAGFAAALGLRRYRVLGHSLGARIVARLAHHHGEALAKAVLVDPPVSGPGRRAYVQTLAFFLDAVREAKAGTIDFEKLKVRYPKWSEDQMRTRAEWLHTCDERAVSESYRGFSEEEIHNDLAAMKTPTLLVVAGKGGVILDEDIAEIRKLMPSIEVRRMDHVGHMIPWEDLDGFVAALEGFVDC